One Carassius carassius chromosome 28, fCarCar2.1, whole genome shotgun sequence genomic window carries:
- the LOC132108344 gene encoding collagen alpha-1(X) chain-like, with translation MLLHWNMDMRDIVGVLLCLSFGQCNLIPDFRGTDFGLIPPDNLTQGQTGFAGPDLSYCQMILEAPVPPTADQVPWFCICSACSGNQGKKGDRGDRGLPGVPGSSGPRGLSGIRGPPGFTGRPGIKGEKGDAGDKGDIGNPGVSGPKGDRGFKGDRGDRGLDGFMGEQGPKGEDGQCPETCVPLPGPAGETGLPGLAGARGLPGLNGDPGPKGLKGDPGVVGEPGIPGVPGKKGDLGPQGLCNCPDGAPGAQGQTGVKGQKGDQGTTGLTGQSGATGPKGNQGDMGVTGMPGPCSPSVQSAFSAALLTTFPIPSRPVPFKRVIYNTNLQFNPNNGVFTAPVNGTYVFSYHLQVAARVLKVGLFHNFEAIVKTTTPVDMYTASQQVVLILNQGDWVWLQVKDTSNNGMFSGSESSSTFSGYLLYPDKCNDMFGRDFLVNPANNGIALTFPDRDLPW, from the exons ATGCTGCTTCACTGGAACATG GACATGAGGGATATCGTGGGGGTGTTGCTGTGCTTATCTTTTGGACAGTGTAATTTAATTCCTGATTTCCGTGGAACAGATTTTGGGTTAATTCCCCCTGACAACTTAACGCAAGGACAAACAGGATTTGCAGGGCCTGATTTATCCTATTGTCAGATGATTCTGGAAGCTCCGGTTCCACCCACAGCAGACCAGGTTCCTTGGTTCTGCATCTGCTCCGCTTGCTCCGGAAACCAAGGCAAGAAAGGAGACAGAGGCGACCGTGGACTGCCAG GAGTTCCTGGTAGTTCAGGTCCAAGAGGCCTCTCTGGGATTCGTGGCCCTCCAGGATTCACAGGACGTCCCGGCATAAAGG GTGAGAAAGGTGACGCCGGAGATAAGGGTGACATTGGTAATCCGGGAGTTTCAGGGCCAAAGGGAGACAGGGGATTTAAAG GTGACAGGGGTGACCGTGGTCTTGATGGTTTTATGGGAGAACAGGGTCCAAAGGGAGAAGATGGTCAGTGCCCAGAAACCTGTGTGCCCTTACCAGGGCCGGCAGGTGAGACAGGTCTTCCCGGCCTTGCAGGTGCACGGGGGTTACCTGGGCTTAATGGAGACCCTGGTCCCAAAGGGTTGAAGGGTGATCCAGGTGTGGTGGGGGAGCCTGGCATTCCAGGTGTACCAGGGAAGAAGGGTGACTTAGGTCCACAGGGCCTGTGCAATTGTCCTGATGGGGCTCCAGGAGCCCAGGGTCAAACAGGTGTAAAGGGTCAGAAGGGAGACCAGGGTACGACAGGGCTGACGGGTCAATCTGGAGCCACAGGACCTAAAGGTAATCAGGGAGATATGGGAGTGACTGGGATGCCCGGACCTTGTTCACCCTCTGTGCAATCTGCTTTCTCTGCTGCTTTACTCACTACATTTCCTATCCCGAGCCGGCCAGTGCCTTTCAAACGTGTCATCTACAACACAAACCTGCAGTTCAACCCTAATAACGGAGTCTTCACCGCCCCGGTTAACGGAACCTACGTGTTTAGCTACCATCTGCAAGTGGCCGCCCGCGTGCTAAAGGTCGGACTTTTCCACAACTTCGAGGCCATAGTGAAGACAACTACGCCAGTGGATATGTACACCGCCTCTCAGCAGGTGGTGCTGATTCTGAACCAGGGTGACTGGGTGTGGCTGCAGGTGAAAGACACCAGCAATAACGGCATGTTCTCCGGCTCCGAGTCCAGCAGCACGTTCAGTGGGTATTTGTTGTACCCAGACAAATGTAATGACATGTTTGGAAGAGATTTCCTTGTAAACCCCGCTAACAACGGAATCGCTCTGACGTTCCCTGACCGTGATCTTCCCTGGTAA
- the LOC132107676 gene encoding S-arrestin-like, protein MSPKRIIYKKLSRDKSVGVYMGKRDFVDHCDFVDPVDGVVLVDPEQVKGKKVYVMLSCTFRYGREDMDVMGMVFRRDIFLCSRQVYPPLQDKERSVHTKVQEKILRKLGDNAYPFFFEFPDNLPCSVCLQPGPTDVGKHCAVEFEVKAFCAENQDEKAQKRSSVRLAIRKIQYAPDTGGAAPSADTTCEFIMSDKPLHMRVSLEKETYYHGEEINISVDIDNSSNRNVKDLSVSVEQVTNVVLYSNDKYIKTVAYEDTMDTVSSGTSLKKVYTLCPLLDNNRERLGLALDGKLKHEDTNLASSSVVKDEVLKEILGMLVAYRVVVKCNAAGIVGSSEVAVEVPFKLMHPKPDPESEDTVDLVFEEFKRSYLKGVIGDDDESPAEP, encoded by the exons ATGAGTCCCAAACGCATCATCTACAAGAAACTCTCCAGAGACAAATCT GTGGGCGTGTACATGGGGAAACGGGATTTCGTGGATCATTGTGATTTTGTTGATCCTGTTG ATGGTGTTGTGCTGGTGGACCCCGAGCAGGTGAAAGGAAAGAAAG TGTATGTCATGCTGTCCTGTACGTTCCGCTACGGTCGGGAGGATATGGACGTGATGGGGATGGTGTTTCGCAGGGATATCTTCCTGTGCTCTCGACAGGTCTATCCTCCTCTGCAGGACAAGGAGCGCAGCGTTCATACCAAAGTACAGGAGAAGATCCTGCGCAAACTTGGAGACAACGCATACCCCTTCTTCTTTGAG TTTCCAGATAACCTGCCGTGTTCAGTGTGTCTGCAGCCAGGGCCCACAGATGTAGGAAAG CATTGTGCAGTGGAGTTTGAGGTGAAggcgttttgtgcagaaaatCAAGATGAAAAAGCCCAAAAGAG GAGCTCGGTCCGGCTGGCCATCAGAAAGATCCAGTACGCTCCAGATACTGGAGGAGCGGCTCCATCGGCCGACACCACCTGTGAATTCATCATGTCTGATAAACCGCTGCACATGCGTGTCAGTCTGGAGAAAGAG ACGTATTACCACGGAGAGGAGATCAACATCAGCGTGGACATCGACAACAGCTCCAACAGGAACGTGAAGGACTTGTCAGTCTCGG TGGAGCAGGTCACCAATGTGGTGCTTTACTCAAATGACAAGTACATCAAAACTGTGGCCTACGAGGATACCAT GGACACAGTGTCGTCTGGGACGAGTCTGAAGAAGGTTTACACTCTCTGTCCTCTGCTGGACAATAACCGTGAGAGACTGGGACTGGCTCTGGATGGGAAACTAAAGCACGAGGACACTAACCTGGCCTCCTCCAGCGT TGTAAAGGATGAAGTGCTGAAGGAGATTCTGGGAATGTTGGTTGCTTATAGGGTGGTGGTGAAGTGTAATGCAGCCGG CATCGTTGGATCCAG TGAGGTTGCTGTGGAGGTTCCCTTTAAACTCATGCATCCCAAACCTGATCCAG AGAG TGAAGACACAGTTGACCTGGTGTTCGAGGAGTTTAAACGCTCATATCTGAAAGGAGTCATCGGCGACGATGATGAATCTCCGGCTGAGCCTTGA